In one window of Cytophagaceae bacterium ABcell3 DNA:
- the pfkA gene encoding 6-phosphofructokinase yields the protein MKKIAVFTSGGDAPGMNACIRAVVRSGHYFGLDVFGVYRGYDGMINGDFIEMDDRSVSNIIQKGGTILKSARSEEFRTKEGRRKAYEKLKENGIEGIIAIGGNGTFTGAELFYNEFEIPCIGVPGTIDNDLFGTDFTIGYDTAVNTALAAIDKIRDTADAHERIFFIEVMGRDTGYIAVRSAIAGGAEMALMPETKDEVKDVITKLKYGSSQSKASHIIIVAEGEETGGAHQIAQNVKQACPHLDTKVTTLGHVQRGGAPSASDRVLASRLGLGAVEGLIKGKSNVMVGVINRSLCYTPLKDTITKKKPINKDLIRIVEILNGRKYQTDPPIIQ from the coding sequence ATGAAAAAGATAGCTGTATTTACTTCCGGAGGAGATGCTCCGGGCATGAATGCCTGTATAAGAGCGGTAGTACGTTCCGGACACTATTTTGGATTAGATGTTTTTGGTGTCTATCGTGGATATGACGGCATGATCAACGGAGACTTCATTGAGATGGATGACAGATCTGTTAGTAATATCATTCAAAAAGGAGGAACAATCCTTAAATCTGCCAGAAGTGAAGAATTCAGGACAAAAGAAGGCCGTAGAAAAGCATACGAAAAACTAAAAGAAAATGGCATAGAAGGCATTATTGCTATTGGTGGTAACGGTACTTTCACAGGTGCTGAGTTGTTTTACAATGAATTTGAAATCCCTTGCATAGGTGTACCAGGAACCATAGACAATGACCTTTTTGGTACTGACTTTACCATTGGCTATGATACGGCTGTTAACACTGCGTTAGCTGCTATTGATAAAATTAGGGATACCGCAGATGCACACGAAAGGATCTTCTTTATAGAAGTAATGGGACGTGACACGGGTTATATTGCTGTTCGCTCGGCTATAGCTGGTGGTGCAGAAATGGCTTTGATGCCTGAAACTAAAGACGAAGTCAAAGATGTCATTACCAAACTAAAATATGGCTCAAGCCAATCTAAAGCTTCGCATATCATTATCGTTGCGGAAGGAGAAGAAACTGGTGGTGCGCACCAAATCGCTCAAAATGTAAAACAAGCATGCCCACACCTCGACACCAAAGTAACCACATTGGGACACGTTCAAAGAGGTGGAGCCCCTAGTGCTTCTGATAGGGTGCTGGCAAGCCGTTTAGGACTTGGTGCAGTTGAAGGACTTATCAAAGGTAAATCTAACGTTATGGTTGGTGTAATCAACAGAAGCCTTTGCTATACGCCGCTTAAAGATACTATTACTAAGAAAAAACCGATCAACAAAGACCTTATTAGAATTGTTGAAATACTCAATGGCAGGAAATATCAGACAGATCCTCCTATTATTCAATAA
- a CDS encoding polysaccharide biosynthesis C-terminal domain-containing protein: MGIIQRQSFIATLLSYTGIIIGYVNVALLFPKFFEPEHLGLRSVLMEFSLIMAQISLLGFRGVITRYFPYFKNEAKKHNGFLFFVILVPLLGFILLSTIALIFREQIFDIYVKTSPLIYEYYPLIFVISFFMLLSIIFEIYAAYFNIVVSNLIRDVFLRLSLSILILLFILDIISINLFWYLFAATYAIAFLMLVVYVNSIGQLLIKLDLRKFKGKILKDIASFSAYGFFGSTAALLVFKIDTVMISYIMQDLAELGIYSLALYIASVIEVPKRALLQISSPILSNAFKNDDHQLVKDLYHKSSLNQMIVGGYIFLVLWTGIDAIFSIIPNSHIYSAGKWPLLFVGLAKLFDMATGNNSEIINYSKYYRYHFYFTLTLVLLTIATNFIFIPIYGITGAAMATALSVLVFNTCKYIFIVAKFRIQPFTVHTPKVLLLGIIAYFIAGILPETEHAVLNLFITATAITVIYLFPILYFKISPELTDLVLKVLKRKA; the protein is encoded by the coding sequence ATGGGAATAATCCAACGCCAAAGTTTCATTGCAACCCTCCTATCCTACACAGGAATAATAATCGGGTATGTAAATGTGGCTCTCCTATTCCCGAAGTTCTTTGAACCTGAACACCTAGGACTTCGGTCTGTACTCATGGAGTTTTCCCTGATTATGGCACAAATATCCTTGCTTGGATTCAGAGGTGTTATCACCAGGTATTTCCCATATTTTAAAAACGAAGCTAAAAAGCACAATGGCTTTTTGTTTTTCGTTATCCTTGTCCCGCTTTTAGGTTTTATTTTACTAAGTACTATTGCCCTTATTTTCAGAGAACAAATTTTTGACATTTATGTTAAAACCTCACCTCTAATTTATGAATATTATCCTTTAATTTTTGTCATATCCTTCTTTATGCTGCTATCTATTATTTTTGAAATATATGCAGCGTATTTTAATATTGTTGTTTCAAATCTCATCAGAGATGTTTTTCTAAGGCTATCCCTCTCAATACTCATACTGCTCTTTATACTGGACATCATAAGTATAAACCTATTTTGGTATTTATTTGCCGCAACTTATGCCATAGCCTTTCTAATGCTGGTGGTTTACGTCAATAGTATAGGCCAGCTTCTGATAAAACTTGACCTAAGAAAATTCAAAGGTAAAATCCTTAAAGATATAGCTTCTTTCAGTGCCTATGGTTTTTTCGGAAGCACTGCTGCTTTACTGGTCTTTAAGATTGACACAGTAATGATATCCTACATAATGCAGGATCTGGCTGAATTAGGCATTTACTCGTTGGCACTTTATATAGCCTCTGTCATAGAAGTACCCAAAAGGGCTCTATTGCAAATAAGCAGTCCTATTTTATCCAATGCCTTTAAGAACGATGACCATCAACTGGTTAAAGATCTTTATCACAAAAGTTCCTTAAATCAAATGATAGTCGGAGGATATATTTTTTTGGTATTATGGACTGGGATTGATGCCATTTTTTCAATAATTCCCAATTCTCACATTTATAGTGCAGGCAAATGGCCTCTGCTTTTTGTGGGCCTCGCAAAACTGTTTGATATGGCTACAGGCAACAACTCAGAAATAATTAACTATTCAAAATATTACCGATACCATTTTTACTTCACCCTGACCTTAGTACTTCTAACTATTGCAACCAATTTTATTTTTATACCTATCTACGGGATAACAGGTGCGGCCATGGCTACAGCACTATCTGTACTTGTTTTCAATACTTGCAAATACATTTTTATAGTAGCAAAGTTCAGAATACAACCATTTACAGTTCATACACCTAAAGTATTGCTGTTAGGCATCATAGCCTATTTTATAGCCGGTATTTTACCAGAAACAGAGCATGCTGTTCTGAACCTTTTTATTACTGCAACTGCTATTACAGTAATATACTTATTTCCAATTTTGTATTTCAAGATCTCACCAGAGCTTACCGATCTGGTTTTAAAGGTTCTAAAAAGGAAAGCATAG
- a CDS encoding LicD family protein yields MIKALERSAALKKTHEICLELLIIVDKLCKEHGIEYWIDSGTLLGAVRHGGFIPWDDDLDICLTKDEYDRLLPVLEDFCNNNEDYVLFFSPHKFGYWSECFGKIDYLLDGVFPIKIDIVPVKIFENTPEAIAKDESITNVASVYFRGEPKYPEAILEEHKPYLPKGDNVYKEKDRFYEFYNNYLNASTHVSEGKDYLINFSFNDCMIKRKRGPFHYSDVFPLSKVKFCEIEFSSPGNIEAYLINMYGTSYMQLPEEKDRYTHFTKIYPSKLSKKQTVYLLKQLNYYSVKNLALGKKNRKLYRKINSIKSFLFLSAKLKLRLDFITIFYLMKYAFIAFRKR; encoded by the coding sequence ATGATTAAGGCATTAGAAAGAAGCGCTGCCCTAAAAAAAACCCATGAAATATGTTTGGAGCTATTGATCATAGTAGACAAACTATGTAAAGAGCATGGCATTGAATATTGGATTGACAGTGGTACGCTGTTAGGCGCTGTAAGACATGGAGGCTTTATCCCTTGGGACGACGATTTGGACATTTGCCTTACCAAAGATGAGTATGATAGGCTACTCCCTGTATTGGAAGACTTTTGTAACAACAACGAGGACTATGTCTTATTTTTCTCACCACATAAGTTCGGCTACTGGAGTGAGTGTTTTGGGAAAATAGACTACTTGTTAGATGGTGTTTTCCCAATTAAAATTGACATCGTACCGGTAAAAATCTTTGAAAATACACCTGAAGCAATCGCTAAAGATGAAAGCATCACCAATGTTGCTTCTGTTTACTTTAGAGGTGAGCCTAAATACCCTGAAGCAATCTTAGAAGAACACAAGCCATACCTTCCTAAAGGGGACAATGTTTACAAAGAAAAAGACAGGTTCTATGAGTTTTACAACAACTATCTGAACGCTAGTACACATGTATCTGAAGGAAAAGATTACTTGATCAACTTTTCTTTTAACGATTGCATGATCAAACGAAAAAGAGGTCCTTTCCACTATTCGGATGTTTTCCCTCTGAGCAAGGTAAAGTTTTGTGAAATCGAATTTAGCAGTCCAGGGAACATTGAAGCCTATCTTATAAACATGTATGGCACTTCCTACATGCAATTACCTGAAGAAAAAGACCGCTATACACACTTTACTAAAATCTACCCCAGCAAACTATCAAAAAAGCAGACCGTTTATTTGCTCAAGCAATTAAATTACTATAGTGTTAAAAACCTCGCTTTAGGTAAAAAAAACAGAAAGCTTTACCGAAAGATCAATAGCATAAAGTCTTTCCTGTTTTTATCAGCTAAACTGAAACTACGTCTGGACTTCATCACTATTTTCTATTTAATGAAATATGCCTTCATTGCTTTTAGAAAAAGATAG
- a CDS encoding NTP transferase domain-containing protein: MKIKNAVICAAGLGSRLGKNMPKCMVEAGSHRIIYYLIKLLDDVPNVRVVVGYQAEEVMKYVKNIREDVTFIHNPDFKTTTNSYSLYLGSHDLKEPFINLDGDTLMPQEAFDTFRDKLMEGEDLVAVSPAYTEFAIYARLDENENIVEFGRDKISDYEWTGLAYFSNFKISKEGLFVYQELEKHLPIKGCIIESYEVDTPKDLEHVLKHAKFIE; this comes from the coding sequence ATGAAAATCAAAAACGCTGTTATTTGTGCGGCAGGTCTTGGCAGCAGGCTTGGAAAAAACATGCCAAAGTGCATGGTAGAGGCAGGAAGCCATAGAATTATTTATTACCTAATAAAACTTCTTGACGATGTTCCGAATGTACGGGTAGTGGTAGGCTATCAAGCTGAAGAAGTGATGAAATATGTAAAAAACATCCGCGAAGATGTTACTTTTATTCATAATCCAGATTTTAAAACCACCACGAACTCTTATAGCCTTTACCTAGGCTCGCATGATTTAAAAGAGCCATTTATCAACCTGGATGGAGACACGCTCATGCCCCAAGAGGCTTTTGACACTTTCCGGGATAAGCTTATGGAAGGTGAAGATTTGGTTGCTGTATCACCTGCATATACAGAGTTTGCCATTTATGCCAGATTGGACGAAAACGAAAACATCGTAGAGTTTGGCAGAGATAAAATCTCTGACTACGAGTGGACTGGACTGGCTTACTTTTCTAATTTTAAAATTTCCAAAGAAGGACTGTTCGTTTACCAAGAACTAGAGAAGCATTTACCTATCAAAGGATGCATCATCGAAAGTTATGAGGTAGATACTCCTAAAGACTTGGAGCATGTCCTAAAGCATGCAAAATTTATTGAATAA